The following coding sequences are from one Megamonas funiformis window:
- a CDS encoding pentapeptide repeat-containing protein: MFNKIIYENEIFKLDIFENDIKNMEFIDCKFYHMFWWDKSIINCDFVNCTFIDCQIINPKIENSQIKYSNFFNCKLVGILWQDFRAKIKGIKIIEQLKNCSLEYNYFENLKMVNTNFEDNKIYECSFENCDLKDCKFRKLDLQNTKFKHSNLTKTDFRKAKNFKIDITDCNLKNAKFSYPDVIDLLDCLEIVIE; the protein is encoded by the coding sequence ATGTTTAATAAAATTATTTATGAAAATGAAATATTTAAATTAGATATATTTGAAAATGATATTAAGAATATGGAATTTATCGATTGTAAATTTTATCATATGTTTTGGTGGGATAAATCAATAATCAATTGTGATTTTGTAAATTGCACATTTATAGATTGTCAAATTATTAATCCTAAAATAGAAAATTCACAAATAAAATATAGCAATTTTTTTAATTGCAAGTTAGTAGGAATTTTATGGCAGGATTTTAGAGCGAAAATTAAGGGCATAAAAATCATAGAGCAATTAAAAAATTGTTCTTTGGAATATAATTATTTTGAGAATTTAAAAATGGTGAATACTAATTTTGAAGATAATAAAATATATGAATGTAGTTTTGAAAATTGTGATTTAAAAGATTGTAAGTTTAGAAAACTTGATTTGCAAAATACAAAATTTAAGCATTCTAATTTAACAAAAACAGATTTTAGAAAAGCTAAAAACTTTAAAATAGATATCACTGATTGCAATTTAAAAAATGCTAAATTTTCTTATCCTGATGTAATTGATTTATTAGATTGTTTGGAAATTGTAATCGAATAA
- a CDS encoding cobyric acid synthase, with amino-acid sequence MTKHIMLQGTSSHVGKSILTTALCRIFYQEGMSVVPFKAQNMALNSYVTKDGDEMGRAQVAQAEAAGLEPFVEMNPVLLKPTGNACSQVILMGKAVGNMSAREYHKGYSLKAFDTVKEAIRRLEERFDMMVIEGAGSPAEVNLKANDIVNMRIAKYLNAPVLLIADIDRGGALASLVGTLELLEPDERALVKGLIINKFRGDVTILQPALDFLEEKTGKPVLGVIPYLPDLGIEDEDSVSLDDKKTQAKDKVNAPIKIAVIQTPKISNFTDFDALSKEDDINLYYVKEGQEIGDADLILLPGSKNTTEDMLYLRDSGMEKALNEAHEKNIPIIGICGGYQMLGEKISDPLHTESDNDSVKGLGFLPMETTFVEKKLTSQVEAKCLSWEFLGEKLSIDDLFGYEIHMGTTKFTKEANHPFMITKRADKDVQVAEGMINQEQNVMGAYIHGIFDNDKYRRSLINILRKRKGLEALPVSTNYAAAKQAAFNRLADTVRQNMNMEKLREILQEA; translated from the coding sequence ATGACTAAACATATTATGTTACAAGGTACTTCTTCTCATGTAGGAAAAAGTATTTTAACTACAGCTTTATGCAGAATTTTTTATCAAGAAGGTATGTCTGTAGTGCCATTTAAAGCACAGAATATGGCACTTAATTCTTATGTAACTAAAGATGGCGATGAAATGGGCAGGGCTCAAGTAGCTCAAGCAGAAGCAGCAGGTCTTGAGCCATTTGTAGAGATGAACCCTGTATTATTGAAGCCAACAGGAAATGCTTGTTCACAAGTTATTTTAATGGGAAAAGCTGTAGGTAATATGTCTGCACGCGAATATCATAAGGGATATTCATTAAAAGCTTTTGATACTGTAAAAGAAGCTATTCGCCGTTTAGAAGAGCGCTTTGATATGATGGTGATTGAAGGTGCAGGCAGTCCAGCAGAAGTGAATTTAAAAGCAAATGATATCGTAAATATGCGTATTGCTAAATATTTAAATGCACCAGTATTGTTGATTGCTGATATTGACCGTGGCGGAGCATTGGCTTCCCTTGTGGGAACTTTAGAGCTTTTAGAACCAGATGAAAGAGCTTTAGTAAAAGGACTTATCATCAATAAATTCCGTGGCGATGTAACTATTTTACAGCCTGCACTTGATTTCCTCGAAGAAAAAACGGGAAAACCAGTTTTAGGTGTAATTCCTTATTTACCTGATTTAGGTATTGAAGATGAAGACTCTGTATCTTTAGATGATAAAAAGACTCAAGCGAAAGATAAAGTAAATGCACCAATAAAAATTGCAGTAATTCAAACTCCTAAAATTTCCAATTTCACTGATTTTGATGCTTTGAGTAAAGAAGATGATATAAATCTTTATTATGTAAAAGAAGGTCAAGAAATCGGTGATGCAGATTTAATTTTACTTCCAGGTAGCAAAAACACTACAGAAGATATGCTTTATTTGCGTGATAGTGGTATGGAAAAAGCTTTAAATGAAGCTCATGAAAAAAACATTCCTATCATCGGCATCTGTGGTGGCTATCAAATGCTTGGTGAAAAAATCAGTGACCCATTGCATACTGAATCAGATAATGATAGCGTAAAAGGACTTGGCTTTTTGCCAATGGAAACTACTTTTGTAGAGAAAAAACTCACTTCACAAGTTGAAGCAAAATGTCTTTCTTGGGAATTTTTAGGTGAAAAATTATCTATAGATGATTTATTTGGTTATGAAATTCATATGGGAACTACTAAATTTACAAAAGAAGCAAATCATCCATTCATGATCACAAAACGTGCTGATAAAGATGTACAGGTGGCAGAAGGTATGATAAATCAAGAACAAAATGTCATGGGTGCATATATTCATGGTATTTTTGATAATGATAAATATCGCCGTAGTCTGATCAATATATTGCGTAAACGTAAAGGATTAGAAGCATTACCTGTAAGTACAAATTATGCAGCAGCGAAACAAGCAGCATTTAATCGTTTAGCAGATACTGTTCGTCAAAATATGAATATGGAAAAATTAAGAGAAATTTTACAAGAAGCATAA
- a CDS encoding cobyrinate a,c-diamide synthase, with product MKKVNIPRVVIAATQSSSGKTTVVTGILRALKNKGLNVQPYKVGPDYIDPSYHGMAAGRKGHNLDTWLVDESMINDLFVQESKDADIAIIEGVMGLYDGGKNGVSSTAQLAKKLNAPVILVINVQSMGDSAAAIALGFKLYDSDVNLAGVILNKLGSLTHKALIEEAMKKINVPVYGAIFRDDSVHMPERHLGLTPVGENNAREVIEKISEKIAQEVYLDEIIELAKTAPAIEVEEFEAENIKKDITIGIAQDKAFSFYYPASLAQLENLGAKLKFFSPLEDETIPDDVDALIFGGGFPEVFAQELMQNTSMIKSIRKANERKMPIYAECGGFMYLMQGIYDFEQRFYEMVGLIPAKAQMNKKLQTVGYVKAKILQDNILGKQNDEIKGHEFHFSTQIDTQDESFPWAFEFTKMRNNMKYKAGYAKDNIVGSYLHLHFLGSKQNAKYFVEKIRAYKKSLEMEEN from the coding sequence ATGAAAAAAGTAAATATTCCTCGTGTAGTTATTGCAGCCACTCAAAGTAGTTCAGGTAAGACTACAGTCGTTACAGGAATACTTCGTGCATTAAAAAATAAAGGTTTAAATGTACAACCGTATAAAGTTGGCCCTGATTATATTGATCCTAGTTATCATGGCATGGCGGCAGGAAGAAAAGGTCATAATCTCGATACATGGCTTGTTGATGAAAGTATGATAAATGATTTATTTGTGCAAGAATCAAAAGATGCCGATATAGCGATTATCGAAGGTGTTATGGGGCTTTATGATGGTGGAAAAAATGGTGTTAGTTCTACAGCACAATTAGCAAAAAAATTAAATGCACCTGTGATTTTAGTCATCAATGTGCAATCAATGGGCGATTCAGCCGCAGCTATAGCACTTGGTTTTAAATTATATGATAGTGATGTGAATTTAGCCGGTGTAATTTTAAATAAATTAGGTTCACTAACACATAAAGCTTTGATTGAAGAAGCTATGAAGAAAATAAATGTGCCTGTTTATGGTGCAATTTTCCGTGATGATAGTGTGCATATGCCAGAGCGTCATTTAGGTTTGACACCAGTTGGAGAAAATAATGCACGTGAGGTCATCGAAAAGATTTCTGAAAAAATTGCTCAAGAAGTGTATTTAGATGAAATCATTGAACTTGCTAAAACAGCACCAGCTATTGAAGTTGAAGAATTTGAAGCTGAAAATATCAAAAAAGATATAACTATAGGTATTGCACAAGATAAAGCTTTTTCTTTTTATTATCCAGCAAGTTTAGCTCAATTAGAAAATTTAGGGGCGAAGTTGAAATTTTTTAGTCCACTAGAAGATGAAACTATTCCTGATGATGTTGATGCTTTGATTTTTGGCGGAGGTTTCCCAGAAGTTTTTGCTCAAGAACTTATGCAAAATACTTCGATGATAAAATCCATACGCAAAGCTAATGAACGCAAAATGCCAATATATGCTGAATGTGGTGGCTTTATGTATTTAATGCAGGGAATTTATGATTTTGAGCAAAGATTTTATGAAATGGTGGGGCTTATTCCTGCAAAAGCTCAAATGAATAAAAAATTGCAGACTGTGGGTTATGTAAAAGCAAAAATTCTGCAAGATAATATTTTAGGAAAACAAAATGATGAGATAAAAGGTCATGAATTTCATTTTTCAACGCAGATTGATACACAAGATGAAAGTTTTCCATGGGCATTTGAATTTACGAAAATGCGTAATAATATGAAATACAAAGCAGGATATGCTAAAGATAATATTGTAGGTTCATATTTGCATTTACATTTTTTAGGCTCAAAGCAAAATGCTAAATATTTTGTGGAAAAAATAAGAGCTTATAAAAAATCACTAGAGATGGAGGAAAACTGA
- a CDS encoding metal-sensing transcriptional repressor has product MKQCMETEKLHRRIKKIIGQLNAIDRMIDDETIPCENVLMQVNAAKSALHSVGKVILEGHLKHCVIDGIQHGDAEKTVEEFAKAIDHFSRLS; this is encoded by the coding sequence ATGAAACAATGTATGGAAACAGAAAAGCTCCATCGCCGTATAAAAAAAATTATTGGGCAATTAAATGCCATAGATAGAATGATTGATGATGAAACTATTCCTTGTGAAAATGTTTTAATGCAAGTAAATGCTGCAAAATCCGCTCTACATAGTGTTGGCAAAGTAATTTTAGAAGGGCATTTAAAACACTGTGTAATTGATGGTATTCAACATGGTGATGCAGAAAAAACAGTTGAAGAATTTGCTAAAGCCATTGACCATTTTTCTAGACTATCATAA
- a CDS encoding PTS sugar transporter subunit IIA, which translates to MLGIIVGTHGHLAEELVNTCAMICGQPDNLTTVTLVPGEGPEDLMAKYNKAMEEMDTTNGVIILNDLFGGSPYNAACRVAMENDKCGIVTGVSLPMLVEVINYRLCNGENANVQDAMEKAVEASVAGAQKFHKSQVESETDDEGDDL; encoded by the coding sequence ATGTTAGGTATTATTGTTGGTACACATGGGCATTTAGCAGAAGAATTAGTAAATACTTGTGCTATGATTTGTGGTCAGCCAGATAATTTAACAACAGTAACATTAGTACCAGGGGAAGGTCCAGAAGATTTAATGGCTAAATATAATAAAGCCATGGAAGAAATGGACACTACTAATGGTGTAATTATTTTAAATGATTTATTTGGTGGTAGCCCTTATAATGCTGCATGCCGTGTTGCTATGGAAAATGATAAATGCGGTATTGTAACAGGCGTTAGCTTACCAATGCTTGTAGAAGTAATAAATTATCGTTTATGCAATGGCGAAAATGCAAATGTTCAAGATGCAATGGAAAAAGCTGTAGAAGCTAGTGTAGCTGGAGCTCAAAAATTCCATAAAAGCCAAGTTGAAAGCGAAACAGATGACGAAGGAGACGATTTATAA
- a CDS encoding NlpC/P60 family protein, producing the protein MEKRYCILSYKVLILAIICCFINANAQAAPILKLNSHGHDVIVLQQNLIRMNYDLSKVSGNYDKETQEAVKAFQKDHKIKVTGIVNRETWRAIKGGKQNVIVNSQSSINEKIILDNLSSVPYGRQFLSKKEVPGIIATAKDYIGVPYVFGGDTPAGFDCSGYLEYVFAKHGIRIPRTADEQYKLGKLVEPDDLEAGDLVFFTTYEPGASHCGIYLGNGNFIHASTSRGIRVDNLDNTYWASRYYGGKHIVK; encoded by the coding sequence ATGGAAAAACGATATTGTATATTAAGTTATAAAGTATTGATTTTGGCAATTATTTGTTGTTTTATAAATGCTAATGCACAGGCGGCACCAATACTAAAATTGAATTCTCATGGACATGATGTAATAGTTTTACAGCAAAACCTCATTCGTATGAATTATGATTTAAGTAAAGTTAGCGGTAATTATGATAAAGAGACGCAAGAAGCAGTAAAAGCTTTTCAAAAAGATCATAAAATAAAAGTTACAGGCATTGTAAATCGTGAGACATGGAGGGCTATTAAAGGCGGAAAACAAAATGTTATAGTCAATTCGCAGTCATCTATTAACGAAAAAATTATTTTAGATAATTTATCTTCAGTGCCATATGGCAGACAATTTTTATCTAAAAAAGAAGTCCCAGGTATTATAGCTACAGCGAAGGATTATATTGGCGTGCCGTATGTGTTTGGCGGAGATACACCAGCAGGTTTTGATTGCTCTGGTTATTTGGAATATGTTTTTGCTAAACATGGAATTCGCATACCTCGCACGGCAGATGAACAATATAAATTAGGAAAACTTGTCGAACCAGATGATTTAGAAGCTGGAGATTTAGTATTTTTTACTACGTATGAACCAGGAGCCTCTCATTGTGGTATTTATTTAGGCAACGGAAATTTTATACATGCATCAACAAGTAGAGGTATTCGTGTAGATAATTTAGATAATACGTATTGGGCATCTCGATATTATGGTGGTAAACATATAGTAAAATAA
- a CDS encoding sigma 54-interacting transcriptional regulator: MKRIERVFEYLQEVAKSQDSEKALTATAIADNLGILRSNVSRELNKLYRMGKIMKISGRPVLYKINDENINDKIEIKTVNKINKIDKSAFSDLIGAEDSLKTQVEQAKAAVIYPPNGLHTLIVGQTGVGKTLLAHMMFEYGKEVGRFATNAPFVTFNCADYYNNPQLLISHIFGHIKGAFTGADKSVPGLIESANEGILFLDEIHRLPPEGQEMIFYFMDTGTFNRLGETKRERTASVLIIGATTENPDSVLTKTFKRRIPNIISIPPLAERSLKEKLEIMTVLFTEESRSIKRPVKVSSDAIKAIIGSIGNGNVGQLKSNIRLLCAQAFLNGIKTDGHIEITYQMLPANIKSGILPMSQTREDIALISRYIEKGLYVTPSSKSKLPRESEDEPFNLYQMVENKVNMLKREGIAEELIQQIVVADVNTYVKTFYNQKDDISLSVYDRLLKIIDADMVEFAQQVVSLVERYIKLVSRERFLYAFGLHLSSLFNRIKGKQNLHNALEGTIDTNSIEFKLATKIKLMIEEKYKVSVSKSETEYFAMLLQSLKQEDKSQKIVIAVAMHGEYTASSMVNVARKLFSANKAPILAFDMPLECRPEDMLNQIVEQLQNINCQEGVLLLADMGSLCSFGPILEERLGVPVRTLGMVTTPFVLEAMRKADIAGISLSAIYDSLKNFNGYEHNTLSIDDTNDRQKAVVTICSTGKGTAEKLQNLVIDILIDASMNHIKVIPIGIVDMHKRLTEIGHKYQIIAVVGIKNPHIDAPFIPIEQIISGQGDIILREIVGAKDIVKKDETNIVLKRFCEDGLQEMLLYLNPNKIIDILLKFINILEEKLKLTWDNPQKLRLIIHIGCALERMVINNGLKFNEKNIENINKEKLKVVEEAAKIFEETLQIKLTKDEMYYIVSMI; the protein is encoded by the coding sequence ATGAAACGTATTGAAAGGGTTTTTGAATATTTACAAGAGGTAGCAAAGAGTCAAGATAGTGAGAAGGCTCTTACAGCTACTGCTATTGCAGATAATTTAGGAATTTTACGCAGTAATGTCAGTAGAGAGTTAAATAAATTATATAGAATGGGTAAAATAATGAAGATTTCAGGTAGACCTGTTTTATATAAAATAAATGATGAAAATATCAATGATAAGATAGAAATAAAAACTGTTAATAAAATAAATAAAATAGATAAATCTGCATTTAGTGATTTAATTGGTGCAGAAGATAGTTTGAAAACGCAAGTAGAACAAGCAAAAGCGGCAGTGATTTATCCTCCAAATGGATTACATACACTGATTGTAGGTCAAACTGGTGTCGGTAAAACGCTCTTAGCACACATGATGTTTGAATATGGTAAAGAAGTTGGTCGTTTTGCTACGAATGCACCTTTTGTAACTTTTAACTGTGCAGATTATTATAATAATCCTCAATTGTTGATTTCACATATTTTTGGGCATATTAAAGGTGCTTTCACTGGGGCGGATAAGTCTGTACCAGGTTTAATTGAATCAGCAAATGAAGGTATTTTATTTTTAGATGAAATTCACAGATTGCCACCAGAAGGGCAAGAAATGATTTTTTATTTTATGGATACAGGGACTTTCAATCGTTTAGGTGAAACGAAAAGAGAAAGAACAGCTAGTGTGTTAATCATTGGAGCGACTACAGAAAATCCTGATTCAGTATTGACTAAGACTTTTAAAAGACGTATTCCTAATATAATATCTATACCACCATTAGCAGAGCGTTCGTTAAAAGAAAAATTGGAAATAATGACAGTGTTATTTACAGAAGAATCACGCAGTATAAAAAGACCAGTAAAAGTTTCTTCAGATGCGATAAAAGCGATTATCGGCAGTATTGGTAATGGTAATGTTGGTCAATTAAAATCTAATATTCGTCTTTTATGTGCACAAGCATTTTTAAACGGTATAAAGACAGATGGTCATATTGAGATAACTTATCAAATGTTGCCTGCAAATATAAAATCAGGGATTTTGCCGATGAGTCAAACGCGTGAAGATATAGCTTTGATTAGTCGTTATATTGAAAAAGGATTGTATGTAACACCATCTAGCAAAAGTAAATTGCCTCGTGAAAGCGAAGATGAGCCATTTAATTTATATCAAATGGTAGAAAATAAGGTTAATATGCTTAAGCGAGAAGGCATAGCGGAAGAATTAATTCAACAAATTGTCGTAGCGGACGTAAATACGTATGTAAAAACTTTTTATAATCAAAAAGATGATATTTCTTTATCTGTTTATGATAGATTATTGAAAATCATTGATGCAGATATGGTGGAATTTGCTCAGCAAGTAGTATCTTTAGTGGAGCGTTATATAAAATTAGTATCAAGAGAGCGTTTTTTATATGCGTTTGGTTTGCATTTAAGTTCATTATTCAATCGCATAAAAGGAAAGCAGAATTTGCATAATGCTTTGGAAGGTACAATTGACACAAATTCTATAGAATTTAAATTAGCGACAAAAATAAAATTGATGATTGAAGAAAAATATAAAGTATCTGTGTCAAAATCAGAAACAGAATATTTTGCTATGTTATTGCAATCTTTAAAACAAGAAGATAAATCGCAAAAGATAGTAATAGCAGTAGCTATGCATGGTGAATATACAGCAAGTTCTATGGTGAATGTGGCACGAAAATTGTTTAGTGCTAATAAAGCGCCGATATTAGCTTTTGATATGCCTTTAGAGTGTCGACCAGAGGATATGTTAAATCAGATTGTTGAGCAATTACAAAATATTAATTGCCAAGAAGGTGTATTATTACTAGCGGATATGGGTTCTTTATGTAGCTTTGGCCCTATATTAGAAGAAAGATTAGGTGTGCCAGTTAGGACTTTAGGCATGGTTACGACGCCATTTGTATTAGAAGCGATGAGAAAAGCAGATATTGCAGGTATCAGTTTAAGTGCTATATATGATTCCTTGAAGAATTTTAATGGTTATGAACATAACACACTATCAATTGATGACACAAATGATAGACAAAAAGCTGTAGTAACAATTTGTAGTACAGGTAAGGGAACAGCGGAAAAATTACAAAATTTAGTGATTGATATCTTGATTGATGCTTCAATGAACCATATAAAAGTAATTCCTATAGGCATTGTAGATATGCATAAACGCTTAACGGAAATAGGGCATAAATATCAGATTATTGCTGTTGTAGGTATAAAAAATCCACATATAGATGCTCCATTTATACCAATTGAGCAAATCATCAGCGGTCAAGGTGATATTATTTTGCGTGAAATTGTGGGAGCAAAAGATATTGTAAAAAAAGACGAAACAAATATTGTTTTGAAACGTTTTTGTGAAGATGGATTGCAGGAAATGTTGTTATATTTAAATCCTAATAAAATAATTGATATTTTACTTAAATTTATCAATATTTTAGAAGAAAAATTAAAATTAACATGGGACAATCCTCAGAAATTGCGCTTGATAATTCATATAGGCTGTGCATTAGAGCGAATGGTAATTAATAATGGACTTAAATTTAATGAAAAAAATATAGAAAATATAAATAAAGAAAAATTAAAAGTTGTAGAAGAAGCTGCAAAAATATTTGAGGAAACATTACAAATAAAATTAACAAAAGATGAAATGTATTATATTGTAAGCATGATTTAA
- a CDS encoding Nramp family divalent metal transporter gives MLKDYSKKHSASERAREILRYIGPGLLITVGFIDPGNWASNLAAGADFGYLLLWMVTLSTIMLILLQHNAAHLGIVTGLCLSEASTKYLPKWLSRPILATAMMASIATALAEILGGAIALNLLFNIPLVIGSIITAVFCAVLLKTNSYPKMEKIIIAFVSIIGFSFLLELNMVSVEWTEAISGWVTPSFPEGSIVIIMSVLGAVVMPHNLFLHSEVIQSRQWNLQDEKIIKRQLKYEFLDTLFSMGLGWAINSAMIIIAASVFFTNNLQVDDLAQATELLRPILGDSAALIFAIALLFAGISSTATCGIAGGSIFSGIFGEDYNIKDYHSWHGVLITYGLAILVILFIQDPFEGLIYSQMFLSIQLPITIFLLIYLTSSKKIMGKFANHLYQKIILIIVGIIVTCLNLTLLWEIFYK, from the coding sequence ATGTTAAAAGATTATAGTAAAAAACATTCAGCAAGCGAAAGAGCTAGAGAAATTCTTCGCTATATTGGTCCAGGTCTTTTAATTACAGTTGGTTTTATTGACCCTGGTAACTGGGCATCAAATTTGGCAGCTGGTGCAGATTTTGGTTATTTATTGTTGTGGATGGTAACACTTTCAACGATAATGCTAATTTTGCTTCAACATAATGCAGCTCATCTGGGAATAGTAACAGGGCTTTGTTTATCTGAAGCATCTACTAAATATCTACCGAAGTGGCTTTCACGACCAATATTAGCAACGGCAATGATGGCATCTATTGCAACAGCTTTAGCAGAAATTTTAGGTGGAGCTATAGCACTCAATTTATTATTTAATATACCACTTGTTATAGGCTCTATAATCACAGCAGTTTTTTGTGCTGTTTTATTAAAAACTAATTCTTATCCTAAAATGGAGAAAATAATCATAGCTTTTGTATCTATTATTGGTTTTTCATTTTTACTTGAATTGAATATGGTTTCAGTTGAATGGACTGAGGCTATAAGTGGTTGGGTAACACCTTCTTTTCCAGAAGGCTCAATTGTAATTATTATGAGTGTATTAGGGGCAGTAGTCATGCCACATAATTTATTTTTACATTCTGAAGTAATACAATCGCGTCAATGGAATTTGCAAGATGAAAAAATTATAAAACGACAATTGAAATATGAGTTTTTAGATACTTTATTTTCTATGGGACTTGGTTGGGCAATAAATAGTGCGATGATTATTATTGCAGCCAGTGTATTTTTCACAAATAATTTACAAGTAGATGATTTAGCACAAGCGACAGAATTATTAAGACCTATTTTAGGTGATAGTGCAGCCTTAATTTTTGCCATAGCTTTATTATTTGCAGGAATATCTTCAACAGCGACATGCGGAATAGCAGGAGGCAGTATTTTCTCTGGTATTTTTGGTGAAGATTATAATATTAAAGATTATCATTCATGGCATGGTGTATTGATAACTTATGGTTTAGCTATATTAGTTATATTATTTATTCAAGACCCATTTGAAGGTTTGATTTATTCACAGATGTTTTTAAGCATACAATTACCAATTACTATTTTTTTATTGATATATTTAACATCTAGTAAAAAAATAATGGGTAAATTTGCAAATCATTTATATCAGAAAATAATTTTAATTATTGTCGGTATAATTGTAACTTGCTTAAATTTAACTTTATTATGGGAAATTTTTTATAAATAA
- a CDS encoding DAK2 domain-containing protein, whose translation MTGNREVITGNDFKRMIAGAYSAFLLEYENINALNADSLMDEKAGTHILRTIGAAAMSLRDLQADSIGGVSKRVGSAAVLGAHGNAGVLISQILRGIAKGLAGKYDASSSVFGKSFQYGILYAQRAVNDEVERPLIITAKAVAKGAYNAVRANLPIAEILTEAIKAGGIALSQAEKKNGFVDAGAKALMVFLQGCRAGLDGNYVSPVLLFSSGFKKSHDVPNPKFDIVYTYAVSFSLVKCRASISDLEKMLNPLGKVIVVKSLDDRITVYLHTDCPGLVVGQAVDWGQIEDIKIQNLAIPHDLKNVDKTIMDIAILAVADDEKTAQSLEQLGAIAVITQDKVSGPAVGDLINLIHGDIAKNYIILSNNKSSSLVMAQVKRLLKNNIEILYTNNVEEQIKALKAFDVNETLKVNLQNMHEAI comes from the coding sequence ATGACAGGAAATAGAGAAGTAATAACAGGTAACGATTTTAAAAGAATGATAGCAGGTGCCTACAGTGCCTTTTTATTAGAATATGAAAATATCAATGCTTTAAATGCTGATTCTTTAATGGATGAAAAAGCAGGTACACATATTTTACGTACAATTGGTGCAGCTGCGATGTCTCTTCGTGATTTACAAGCAGATAGCATTGGTGGAGTATCTAAACGTGTAGGCAGTGCGGCAGTTTTAGGTGCTCATGGCAATGCAGGTGTATTGATTTCACAAATTTTACGTGGTATTGCTAAAGGTTTAGCAGGAAAATATGATGCATCATCTTCTGTTTTTGGAAAATCTTTCCAATATGGTATTTTATATGCTCAACGAGCAGTAAATGATGAAGTAGAACGTCCTTTGATTATTACAGCAAAAGCAGTGGCAAAAGGTGCTTATAATGCTGTTCGTGCAAATTTACCAATTGCTGAAATTTTAACAGAAGCTATCAAAGCAGGTGGCATTGCATTAAGTCAAGCTGAAAAGAAAAATGGCTTTGTAGATGCAGGGGCAAAAGCTCTAATGGTATTTTTACAAGGTTGTAGAGCTGGTTTGGATGGAAATTATGTATCACCAGTATTATTATTTTCTTCTGGTTTTAAAAAATCTCATGATGTACCAAATCCTAAATTCGATATTGTTTATACATATGCAGTATCATTTAGTTTAGTAAAATGTCGTGCTAGTATCAGTGATTTAGAAAAAATGTTAAATCCATTAGGTAAAGTAATAGTAGTAAAATCATTAGATGATAGAATAACTGTGTATTTACACACAGATTGCCCAGGTTTAGTAGTTGGTCAGGCTGTAGATTGGGGTCAAATCGAAGACATTAAAATTCAAAATTTGGCTATACCACATGATTTGAAAAATGTAGATAAAACTATTATGGATATCGCTATTTTAGCAGTAGCTGATGATGAAAAAACAGCTCAAAGTTTAGAACAATTAGGTGCAATTGCAGTAATCACTCAAGATAAAGTAAGTGGCCCTGCTGTTGGTGATTTAATTAATTTAATTCATGGCGATATTGCTAAAAACTATATTATTTTATCTAATAATAAATCAAGCTCTTTAGTTATGGCACAAGTAAAACGCTTATTAAAAAATAATATAGAAATTCTTTATACTAATAATGTAGAAGAACAAATAAAAGCTTTAAAAGCTTTTGATGTGAACGAAACTTTAAAAGTTAACTTACAGAATATGCATGAAGCTATTTAA
- a CDS encoding mannose/fructose/sorbose PTS transporter subunit IIB, with protein sequence MKIVLARIDDRLIHGQVATVWAKVTGCERIIVCDDDVASDTIRATLLKQVAPPGIKSSVVSVDKAIRVYNNPKYENDKCLLLFTNPTSVLRMVEGGVDIKSVNVGGMSFKEGKRQITNAVSVDDKDVESFKKLSEKGIEIEFRKVDTDKRVNLMEIIK encoded by the coding sequence ATGAAAATTGTATTAGCTAGAATTGATGACCGTTTAATCCATGGACAAGTAGCAACTGTATGGGCAAAAGTTACTGGTTGTGAACGTATTATTGTATGTGATGATGATGTAGCATCAGATACTATTCGTGCTACACTTTTAAAACAAGTAGCTCCTCCAGGTATCAAATCCAGTGTTGTTAGCGTAGATAAAGCTATCCGCGTATACAACAACCCTAAATATGAAAATGATAAATGCTTATTGCTCTTCACAAATCCTACAAGTGTATTACGCATGGTTGAAGGTGGCGTAGATATTAAATCTGTAAACGTTGGTGGTATGAGCTTTAAAGAAGGTAAACGCCAAATTACAAATGCTGTTTCTGTAGATGATAAAGATGTAGAATCCTTCAAAAAATTAAGTGAAAAAGGTATTGAAATCGAATTTAGAAAAGTAGATACAGATAAACGTGTTAATTTAATGGAAATTATTAAATAA